The following are encoded together in the Zingiber officinale cultivar Zhangliang chromosome 8A, Zo_v1.1, whole genome shotgun sequence genome:
- the LOC122011365 gene encoding uncharacterized protein LOC122011365, translated as MAPLPSKAIAAAAGMVRGRLRRAVLTRGGSGEGGSRWTSPGTEERPKGYLFNRPPLPPGESRKWEDWELPCYITSFLTIVILGVGLNAKPDLTLETWAHQKALERLQQQEAAAADADYE; from the coding sequence ATGGCTCCTCTTCCATCCAAGGCGATCGCCGCGGCGGCTGGGATGGTACGCGGCCGGCTGAGGAGGGCCGTTCTCACGAGGGGCGGCAGCGGGGAAGGCGGTAGTCGGTGGACGAGCCCCGGGACCGAGGAACGCCCCAAGGGTTACCTCTTCAACCGGCCGCCGCTGCCCCCGGGGGAATCGAGGAAGTGGGAGGACTGGGAGCTCCCCTGCTACATCACCTCCTTCCTCACCATCGTCATCCTCGGCGTCGGCCTCAACGCGAAGCCCGACCTCACCCTCGAGACTTGGGCCCACCAGAAGGCCCTCGAGCGTCTCCAGCAGCAGGAAGCCGCTGCTGCTGATGCCGATTACGAGTGA
- the LOC122008102 gene encoding serine/threonine-protein kinase UCN-like has translation MMCRPIKIQMEDDVALDLDRIRAVRVLGRGALGTVFLVTAATGGRLPPLFALKVFDKRSATKPHALRRARWELSLLSRLSAAPRDHPHPHPFLPSLLGCVETPELLAWAIPFCSGGDLHALRRSLSPSDEEAFSPAATRFYLSEIVVGLTHLHSIRVAYRDLKPENILLRSSGHIMLADFDLSRHLPPRSITASSPPPPLPSDNIRRPIRKLTRVFSLGAADNQIKQARLARVSPAGRRRTSSSSISHSDAEERSFSFVGTEEYVAPEVVRGEGHGFAVDWWALGILAYELAYGRTPFRGRNRKETFRNVLTRPPLFPGRRRTDLTDLIERLLVKDPERRLGFTGGAEEVKGHPFFHGVKWELLPEVARPPFMAPVIDEEEEVEQERSNNERAMGFDVRDYFKELRQREPTVPPSRSSESLEDF, from the coding sequence ATGATGTGTAGGCCGATCAAAATTCAAATGGAAGATGATGTGGCGCTGGATCTGGACCGGATCAGGGCGGTTCGAGTCCTGGGCCGTGGAGCACTGGGCACGGTCTTTCTCGTCACTGCCGCCACCGGTGGCCGCCTCCCCCCGCTTTTCGCCCTCAAGGTGTTCGACAAGCGCTCCGCCACCAAGCCCCACGCCCTCCGCCGCGCCCGCTGGGAGCTCTCCCTCCTCTCCCGCCTCTCCGCCGCTCCCCGTGACCATCCCCACCCCCACCCGTTTCTCCCCTCCCTCCTTGGCTGCGTCGAGACGCCGGAACTTCTGGCTTGGGCGATCCCCTTCTGCTCCGGCGGCGACCTCCACGCTCTCCGCCGTTCCCTTTCTCCTTCCGATGAGGAGGCGTTCTCCCCGGCGGCGACCCGCTTCTACCTCTCCGAGATCGTCGTCGGCCTCACCCATCTCCACTCCATCCGCGTTGCCTACCGCGACCTCAAGCCAGAGAACATCCTCCTCCGTTCCTCCGGTCACATTATGCTCGCCGATTTCGACCTCTCCCGCCACCTCCCTCCCAGATCGATCACTGCCTCCTCCCCTCCTCCTCCACTTCCCTCCGACAACATCCGTCGTCCCATACGGAAGCTCACTCGCGTGTTCTCCCTTGGCGCCGCGGACAACCAGATCAAGCAAGCAAGATTGGCCAGAGTCTCGCCTGCTGGTCGCCGTAGGACGAGCTCCTCCTCCATTTCGCATTCCGACGCGGAAGAGCGGTCCTTCTCGTTCGTTGGGACGGAGGAATACGTGGCGCCAGAGGTGGTGCGCGGCGAAGGGCACGGCTTCGCGGTGGATTGGTGGGCGCTGGGGATCCTGGCGTACGAATTGGCGTACGGGCGGACGCCCTTCCGGGGGCGGAACCGAAAGGAGACATTCCGCAACGTGCTCACGCGGCCGCCTCTGTTCCCCGGGCGGCGGCGCACGGATCTCACCGACCTCATAGAGCGGCTCCTGGTCAAGGATCCGGAGCGGCGGCTAGGGTTCACTGGCGGTGCGGAGGAGGTGAAGGGGCACCCTTTCTTCCATGGAGTTAAATGGGAACTTCTCCCGGAGGTGGCGCGGCCTCCTTTCATGGCGCCGGTGATCGACGAGGAAGAGGAAGTGGAGCAGGAGAGGAGCAACAACGAGAGAGCAATGGGATTCGACGTGCGCGATTACTTTAAAGAGCTCCGGCAACGAGAGCCAACGGTGCCGCCGTCGAGGTCGTCGGAGTCCTTGGAAGACTTCTGA